CGAAGAGTACAAACGCGGTTTTGGCGTGCCGACCCTGATCGCGGTGCACGGCGAGAATGATCCCAACGGCGACGGCCTGGAGATCGCCAAGGCCCTGTGCTCCGCCCAGGGTGGCGATCGCGCCGGAGTACTGGAATCCTCTTTTGTTGCCGAGGTCAAATCCGACCTGATGGGTGAGCAGACCATCCTTTGCGGCATGCTGCAGGCCGGCAGCCTGCTGTGCTTCGACAAAATGGTCGCCGAAGGTATCGATGCACCCTACGCCGCCAAACTTATTCAGTATGGCTGGGAAACCGTCACCGAGGCACTCAAGCATGGCGGCATCACCACCATGATGGACCGGCTCTCCAATCCGGCCAAGCTGGTAGCCTTTGAGCTGGCCGCCGAACTCAAGGACATCATGCGTTCCTTGTTCGAGAAGCATATGGACGACATCCTGTCCGGTGAGTTTTCCCGCACCATGATGGAGGACTGGGCCAACGACGACGTCAAGCTGCTGACCTGGCGCGAGGAGACCGGCAAGACCGCCTTCGAGCAGACCGAAGGTGCCGGTGAAATCTCCGAGCAGGAATATTTCGACAAGGGGATCCTGATGGTGGCCATGGTCAAGGCCGGCGTCGAGCTGGCCTTTGAAACCATGGTCTCTTCCGGCATCGAGCCCGAGTCGGCTTACTACGAGTCGCTGCACGAAACGCCGCTTATCGCCAACACCATTGCCCGCAAGAAACTTTACGAGATGAACCGCGTCATTTCCGACACTGCCGAATATGGCTGCTACCTTTTCAGCCATGCCTGTGTGCCCCTGCTGCAGGATTTCATGGCCAAGGTTGGCACCGATGTTATCGGCAAGGGGCTGTCCGTTAAGGACAACAGCGTCGATAACCGCACCCTGGTGGACGTCAATGCCGAGATCCGTGCTCATCTCATCGAGGAAGTGGGCGAGGAACTGCGTGCCGCCATGCAGGGCATGAAAGCCATCGTTTAAACGGATATTCTCCTGGAATGTCGTAAAAAGGGCGGGCCGCGCATCTGCGCAGCCCGCCCTTTTTTGCAACTGGTGTCTGACAAAAATTTATTTGCGGGGCTTCCCCCGTGGTTTGAACGGAACCTTTTTTTGGGGGGCGGCTGTATCTTTTTCTGGCGCGGAATTTTGTGCCCTGGCAATACTCACCGAGATCTGGCGGTTGCCGATGCGGGCTTCGTCAAGGCATAAAACAGCCTCTTTGGCTTCGGTTTCACTGGCCATTTTGATATAGGCATAGACGCGGTCCTGGCCGCTTCGGGTATCCGTTCCCATATGGATATAGGAAACCTTGCCTGCCACCGAAAACAGTTTACGCAATTCTTCCTCGGTCATTTCGGCGGGTAGGTTTTTGACATACAGATCTTTGCTCATGATGTGCTTTCCTGAGTAAAAGTCCTAGATTGCGTGGGTGTTTGTCCCATTGACTACCGGTTTTCATGCCCCTCGCGATTGTTTGAACGCCCGGTGTTGGTTACGGCATGCCGTCCGTCGGTTCATGGCGCGGTGGATGAGGCGATGGCAGCGCGGCAGGCACGGCATCGGAAGATATTGTCCCGATAGCAGGGCATTAGCAGATTCGATTCGATGCGCCCGTTGCCCATGCAGGTTTCCGGCCCGGCAAGCCCCTGGCATGCTACATCAAACAGCAGCGGACGGATGAATTTATCGAAAGTTACCTGTTGTTTGGCTGTTAACAGGTCGATATCGCCATCGTTGTCCAGGAGAAAAGTACCTACTCCGAGGACGGTTCGGGGTAGATAGGTCGTGTCGGCCACGACGGCTTTTATGTAATCTGTGTCGATGTAAATCAGGTAATGGAGAAGGTCGAGATCGATGTCTTCCATGGTGGTGCGCTCCGGATGGTAAATTTCGATTAGGGCAGTGCTCCCGCGGCATCATGAGCCTAAACGCGCCCAAATGCCAGTTTTTTTTGATCTGCGTGGCCTGTCCCTTGCCGCGGAAGCCGATCTCCGGCGGTGCCGCGGGGCATATGCCGGTGCGTTTTTATCGCTTGTCCCGTTTTCGGTGTGCGTAGCGGGCCAGGGCCTCGGCCAGGCGGCGCTCATCTTCCTGCGTCTCTACGATCAGGTCAGGCACCTTGGTTGGACAACCATTACTGTCCAGCGCCACAAAGGTCAGGTAGGCTGACGCCGTATGCCTTACTTCGCCGGTCATGACATTTTCGGCTTCAACCCGGACGCCGACTTCCATGGATGTGTTCCCGACCCGGTTCATGCTGGCTTTGAGAACGATCAGATTGCCAACGAACACCGGGCAGTGAAAATCGAGCCTGTCAATGGATGCCGTGACGATGTTGCGGCGGGTGTGGCGCATGGCAACCACCCCGGCGGCATTGTCGATCAGCTTCATGATCGAGCCGCCATGGACGTTGCCGGCCGGGTTCGCATCGCCCGGCATGGCGACCTGGGCCAGCACGACGCGTGACTGGGAAACTTTTTTTGGTTGATGAGGCATTGTCGACCCCCTGCGTGAATAAGGATGCACGAAAGCAGTATACCTCAACCATGAAAAATCCGTGAGGCCGGAACAGGCTGAAATCCATGAGTTCCAGAATAAAAATGCGTTGTGGTTAAAAAAAATAGCCAAATAATATAAAAATTATCTTGAAATGTTTTCCGGAATGTATAAGGATCTGATTCAGGACTCCCCCGGTCACTAAACGTTCCCCCTCCCCTGAAGCTTCATACCGTTATCGGTCTCCGAGCCCGTCACCCTAAAAGGGTGTACCTCAAGGATGGCGGGCCGGCAGGGTTTCGCTGGAAACGGCGGGGCCTCCCTTGTGGAAAGGAGATGCGTCGAAATTGCGCAAACTCATCGGAGTAAGGGAGAGAAATCATGTTAGGTGGGTACTGGCAGAAAATCGCGGTAATCGATTTGACCACGGAAACAGTGGAATATCTCAGGCCCAGTGAAGAAGACCTGAAAAAATTTATTGGCGGCAGCGGACTTGGCGCCAAGCTTCTGTACGAAAACACCAGGGCGGGTATCGATCCGCTGGGACCGGAAA
This portion of the Syntrophotalea acetylenica genome encodes:
- a CDS encoding acyl-CoA thioesterase; this translates as MPHQPKKVSQSRVVLAQVAMPGDANPAGNVHGGSIMKLIDNAAGVVAMRHTRRNIVTASIDRLDFHCPVFVGNLIVLKASMNRVGNTSMEVGVRVEAENVMTGEVRHTASAYLTFVALDSNGCPTKVPDLIVETQEDERRLAEALARYAHRKRDKR
- a CDS encoding RNA recognition motif domain-containing protein, whose protein sequence is MSKDLYVKNLPAEMTEEELRKLFSVAGKVSYIHMGTDTRSGQDRVYAYIKMASETEAKEAVLCLDEARIGNRQISVSIARAQNSAPEKDTAAPQKKVPFKPRGKPRK
- the ilvC gene encoding ketol-acid reductoisomerase, whose product is MGQNYFNSLPLRRQLQELGTCRFMEASEFTNGCEYVKGKKIVIVGCGAQGLNQGLNMRDSGLDVSYALRKGAIEQKRQSYLNASENGFAVGTYEEMLPTADIVMNLTPDKQHTSVVNTVVPMMKQGAVFSYAHGFNIVEEGTRIRKDLTVIMVAPKCPGTEVREEYKRGFGVPTLIAVHGENDPNGDGLEIAKALCSAQGGDRAGVLESSFVAEVKSDLMGEQTILCGMLQAGSLLCFDKMVAEGIDAPYAAKLIQYGWETVTEALKHGGITTMMDRLSNPAKLVAFELAAELKDIMRSLFEKHMDDILSGEFSRTMMEDWANDDVKLLTWREETGKTAFEQTEGAGEISEQEYFDKGILMVAMVKAGVELAFETMVSSGIEPESAYYESLHETPLIANTIARKKLYEMNRVISDTAEYGCYLFSHACVPLLQDFMAKVGTDVIGKGLSVKDNSVDNRTLVDVNAEIRAHLIEEVGEELRAAMQGMKAIV